In a genomic window of Stakelama saccharophila:
- a CDS encoding S9 family peptidase — translation MRKWLLAMAVGLTSSTAMAADPAPDQSPPQLSLERLFASPDLSGAEPRGLKLSPDGKYVTVLRNRAEDRDRYDLWAMDTSSGEWRMLVDSKKIGTGAELSEAAKMQRERERIGSLKGIVAYDWSPDARSILVPLDGDLYLASIGGDVQRLTATEAGELNPAISPKGQYVSFVRDQDLFVQPIGARSASAITDTGEGTVHWGEAEFVAQEEMDRHTGYWWSPDDERIAVERFDEAPVGVVTRAAIGASGTRVFEQRYPAAGTPNVAVSLYVMKPDGSGRVKVNLGDDPDIYLARVDWTPDGNTLLVQRENRAQTQLDMLAVNPISGASEVLFSEKAKEDSWINLSHAYHVLSDGSLIWWSERDGHGHLYRFRNGDWQQLTSGDWEVSGIAGVDEAAGKLYFVGNRDGVLERHLYVVDLSALTPSDPTRLTQAGWWNSAQMDDEATRAIISRSNPRQPQQVYLADASGQRIAWISENDVDDPDHPYHPYLPSHRETKFGTITTQDGTELHWKMITPPLEQGKQYPVFFQHYGGPHAQEVNRAWASPMEQYIVDRGYIFFELDNRGSANRGKAFEDAIYHAMGSVEVQDQLAGAKFLKAQPYVDPKRIGIYGWSYGGYMTLKMLEADPGVYAAGIAGAPVTKWELYDTHYTERYMGDPNKVPGAYARADALQDADKIADPLLLIHGMSDDNVVFENSTLLAAKMQAENVPFEMMFYPGKTHSAVGSAHVWTTIFDFFDREVKKAD, via the coding sequence ATGCGCAAATGGTTGCTGGCGATGGCGGTGGGTTTGACGAGCAGTACGGCCATGGCCGCCGACCCCGCGCCGGACCAGAGCCCGCCGCAGCTTTCGCTCGAGCGCCTGTTCGCCAGTCCCGACCTTTCCGGCGCGGAACCCAGGGGCCTGAAGCTGTCGCCCGACGGCAAATATGTCACGGTGCTGCGCAACCGGGCGGAGGATCGCGATCGCTACGACCTCTGGGCGATGGACACGTCGAGCGGCGAATGGCGGATGCTGGTCGATTCGAAGAAGATCGGTACCGGCGCCGAGCTGTCCGAAGCGGCGAAGATGCAGCGCGAGCGTGAGCGGATCGGCAGCCTCAAAGGCATCGTCGCCTATGACTGGTCGCCCGACGCCCGGTCGATCCTCGTTCCGCTGGACGGCGATCTCTATCTCGCCTCGATCGGCGGCGACGTGCAGCGGCTGACCGCGACCGAGGCCGGGGAACTGAACCCCGCGATCAGCCCGAAGGGGCAATATGTCAGCTTCGTGCGCGACCAGGATCTGTTCGTGCAGCCGATCGGCGCGCGTTCGGCCAGCGCCATCACCGATACGGGCGAAGGCACGGTCCACTGGGGCGAGGCCGAATTCGTCGCGCAGGAGGAAATGGACCGGCATACCGGCTATTGGTGGTCGCCCGACGATGAACGCATCGCTGTCGAGCGTTTCGACGAAGCGCCGGTCGGCGTCGTCACCCGCGCTGCGATCGGCGCCAGCGGCACCAGGGTGTTCGAACAACGCTATCCCGCCGCCGGCACGCCGAATGTCGCGGTTTCGCTCTATGTGATGAAGCCCGACGGCTCCGGCCGGGTAAAGGTGAATCTGGGCGACGATCCCGACATCTATCTGGCCCGCGTGGACTGGACGCCGGACGGCAACACCCTGCTGGTGCAGCGCGAAAACCGCGCCCAGACGCAGCTCGATATGCTCGCGGTCAATCCGATTTCCGGCGCGTCGGAGGTGCTGTTCAGCGAAAAGGCGAAGGAGGATAGCTGGATCAATCTCAGCCACGCCTATCACGTCTTGTCCGACGGTAGCCTGATCTGGTGGTCGGAACGCGACGGCCACGGCCATCTCTACCGCTTCCGCAACGGCGACTGGCAGCAACTGACCAGCGGCGACTGGGAAGTATCCGGCATCGCCGGCGTCGACGAGGCGGCGGGCAAGCTGTACTTCGTCGGCAATCGCGACGGCGTGCTGGAACGGCATCTCTACGTCGTCGATCTTTCGGCGCTGACGCCGTCCGATCCCACCCGGCTGACCCAGGCGGGCTGGTGGAACTCCGCGCAGATGGACGACGAAGCCACCCGCGCGATCATCAGCCGGTCCAATCCGCGCCAGCCGCAGCAGGTCTATCTCGCCGACGCATCCGGGCAGCGCATCGCCTGGATCAGCGAAAACGATGTCGACGATCCCGATCATCCCTACCATCCGTATCTGCCGAGCCACCGCGAAACGAAATTCGGCACCATCACGACGCAGGACGGCACGGAACTGCACTGGAAGATGATCACCCCGCCGCTGGAGCAGGGGAAGCAATATCCGGTATTCTTCCAGCATTATGGCGGCCCGCACGCGCAGGAGGTGAACCGCGCCTGGGCCAGCCCGATGGAGCAGTATATCGTCGACAGGGGCTATATCTTCTTCGAGCTGGACAATCGCGGCTCGGCCAATCGCGGCAAGGCGTTCGAGGATGCGATCTATCATGCGATGGGCTCGGTCGAGGTGCAGGATCAGCTCGCCGGCGCGAAGTTCCTGAAGGCGCAACCCTATGTCGATCCGAAGCGCATCGGCATCTATGGCTGGTCCTATGGCGGCTATATGACGCTGAAGATGCTGGAGGCCGATCCGGGCGTCTATGCCGCGGGTATCGCCGGCGCGCCGGTGACGAAGTGGGAACTCTACGACACCCATTATACCGAACGCTATATGGGCGATCCGAACAAGGTGCCGGGCGCTTATGCCAGGGCCGACGCCTTGCAGGACGCCGACAAGATCGCGGATCCGCTGTTGCTGATCCACGGCATGTCGGACGACAATGTCGTGTTCGAGAACTCGACCCTGCTCGCGGCGAAGATGCAGGCCGAAAACGTGCCGTTCGAAATGATGTTCTATCCGGGCAAGACCCATTCGGCCGTGGGCAGCGCCCATGTCTGGACGACCATCTTCGACTTCTTCGATCGGGAGGTGAAAAAGGCGGATTGA
- a CDS encoding rod shape-determining protein — protein sequence MRFPNPFKLSSHDMAIDLGTVNTVVYVRGRGIVLNEPSVVALDVTGGVTKVQAVGADAKLMMGKTPDNIRTVRPLRDGVIADIEVAEQMIKHFIDKSHGGKGWITRHPDVAICVPSGSTMVERRAIRQAANKAGAAKVFLIEEPMAAAIGAGLPVTEPIGAMVVDIGGGTTEVAVLSLQGLAYSNSVRVGGDKLDDAITSYIRRKHNLMIGESTAERIKHEIGMARLPSDGAGPEMRVKGRDLVAGVPKEIGVTQAEVAEAISEPIGQIMQAVRVALENTEPELAADICDQGIVMTGGGALLQRIDEVLSTATGLPVIVADNALICVALGAGHAMEEPGFKGVLMAA from the coding sequence ATGCGTTTTCCCAATCCTTTCAAGCTGTCCTCGCACGATATGGCGATCGACCTCGGCACCGTGAACACGGTCGTCTATGTACGCGGGCGCGGCATCGTACTGAACGAACCGTCGGTGGTGGCGCTCGACGTCACCGGGGGCGTGACCAAGGTGCAGGCGGTGGGCGCCGACGCCAAGCTGATGATGGGCAAGACCCCGGACAATATCCGCACCGTCCGGCCGCTGCGCGACGGCGTGATCGCCGACATCGAAGTGGCGGAGCAGATGATCAAGCATTTCATCGACAAGTCGCATGGCGGCAAGGGATGGATAACCCGCCATCCCGACGTCGCCATCTGCGTGCCGTCGGGATCGACCATGGTCGAGCGCCGCGCCATCCGCCAGGCCGCGAACAAGGCCGGCGCGGCCAAGGTGTTCCTGATCGAGGAACCGATGGCGGCCGCGATCGGCGCCGGCCTTCCCGTCACCGAGCCGATCGGCGCGATGGTCGTCGATATCGGCGGCGGCACGACCGAGGTCGCGGTGCTGTCGCTGCAGGGGCTGGCCTATTCCAATTCCGTGCGCGTGGGCGGCGACAAGCTGGACGATGCCATCACCTCCTATATCCGGCGCAAGCACAATCTGATGATCGGGGAATCCACCGCGGAGCGCATCAAGCACGAAATCGGCATGGCGCGCCTGCCCAGCGACGGCGCCGGCCCGGAAATGCGGGTGAAGGGACGCGACCTGGTCGCGGGCGTGCCGAAGGAGATCGGCGTCACCCAGGCCGAGGTCGCCGAGGCGATCTCCGAACCCATCGGCCAGATCATGCAGGCGGTGCGCGTCGCCCTGGAAAATACCGAGCCGGAACTGGCGGCCGACATTTGCGATCAGGGCATCGTCATGACGGGCGGCGGCGCATTGCTGCAAAGAATCGACGAGGTTTTGAGTACGGCCACCGGATTGCCGGTGATCGTGGCCGACAACGCGCTGATCTGCGTCGCGCTGGGCGCCGGGCACGCCATGGAGGAACCCGGTTTCAAGGGCGTGCTGATGGCGGCGTGA
- the rplS gene encoding 50S ribosomal protein L19, with protein sequence MNLIQTLEAEQIAKLNEQKKIPEFRAGDTVRVGVKVVEGERTRVQNFEGVCIARSNRGMGSSFTVRKISFGEGVERVFPLYSPNIDSITVVRKGVVRRAKLYYLRGRTGKAARIAERRDPRPASKDKQAENAQ encoded by the coding sequence ATGAACCTGATCCAGACGCTCGAGGCGGAACAGATCGCCAAGCTGAACGAGCAGAAGAAGATTCCGGAATTCCGCGCCGGCGACACGGTGCGCGTCGGCGTGAAGGTGGTCGAGGGCGAGCGCACGCGCGTCCAGAATTTCGAAGGCGTGTGCATCGCGCGGTCGAACCGCGGCATGGGATCGTCCTTCACCGTCCGCAAGATCTCCTTCGGCGAGGGGGTCGAGCGCGTCTTCCCGCTTTATTCGCCGAACATCGATTCGATCACGGTCGTCCGCAAGGGCGTCGTGCGCCGCGCGAAACTCTATTATCTGCGCGGCCGCACCGGCAAGGCCGCCCGCATTGCCGAGCGCCGCGATCCGCGCCCGGCGAGCAAGGACAAGCAGGCGGAAAACGCGCAGTAA
- the trmD gene encoding tRNA (guanosine(37)-N1)-methyltransferase TrmD produces MSFAATILTLYPEMFPGPLGLSLAGRALEQGRWSLDAVQIRDFATDRHRTVDDTPAGGGAGMVMRADVLARAVDSAPAGLPRIAMTPRGSPLTQTRVRDLAAGPGVAILCGRFEGFDERIFEARDIEPVSIGDYVLSGGETAALVLLDACIRLLPGVMGAASSGDDESFEAGLLEYPQYTRPVEWEGRTIPEVLRSGDHARIAAWRHARAAADTRLRRPDLWERYGGDPVQSPSGARRDSKE; encoded by the coding sequence ATGTCCTTCGCCGCGACGATATTGACGCTGTATCCCGAAATGTTTCCAGGGCCGTTGGGGCTGTCGCTCGCCGGTCGCGCGCTGGAACAGGGGCGCTGGTCGCTCGATGCGGTGCAGATCCGCGACTTCGCCACCGACCGGCACCGCACCGTGGACGATACGCCGGCGGGCGGCGGTGCGGGCATGGTGATGCGCGCCGACGTGCTCGCGCGGGCGGTCGACAGCGCGCCGGCGGGCCTGCCCCGGATCGCCATGACGCCGCGGGGCAGCCCGCTCACCCAGACGCGTGTGCGCGACCTCGCGGCGGGGCCGGGCGTCGCCATCCTGTGCGGCCGGTTCGAAGGGTTCGACGAACGGATTTTCGAGGCGCGCGACATCGAACCCGTCTCGATCGGCGACTATGTGCTGTCGGGTGGTGAAACCGCGGCACTCGTGCTACTCGACGCTTGCATTCGGCTCCTTCCCGGCGTAATGGGCGCGGCTTCAAGCGGAGATGACGAGAGCTTCGAGGCGGGGCTGCTCGAATATCCGCAATATACCCGACCTGTCGAATGGGAAGGGCGCACGATCCCTGAAGTGCTGCGATCGGGGGATCATGCGAGGATCGCCGCTTGGCGTCATGCCAGGGCGGCGGCGGACACACGGTTACGGCGGCCGGACTTGTGGGAGCGCTATGGTGGCGATCCGGTCCAGTCGCCCTCTGGCGCGCGGCGGGACAGTAAGGAATAG
- a CDS encoding NAD(P)/FAD-dependent oxidoreductase: MPEADDCIIIGAGPAGLTAAIYLARYHLSIRLFDCGTSRAALIPRTRNHAGFPDGIAGRELLRRMRDQAGHFGAVRVAAEVTQIVPEDDGNFLVAVGAEGYQARSVLLATGVVNHRPEMDMAVHDEALARGMLRYCPVCDGYEVTDLRVAVIGTGEHGMREALFVRGFTRDVTLVAPGAEHDLDAPCRQALDDAGIGRVDGPCGGWRIEGERLGFDTADGRMAFDSVYPALGSTIRSQLAVHAGAKASDEGCLEVDAHQRTSIPGLYAAGDVVLGLDQISHAMGEAGVASTTIRNDLDKRQPIRR, encoded by the coding sequence ATGCCCGAAGCAGACGATTGCATCATCATCGGCGCCGGTCCGGCGGGGCTGACGGCCGCGATCTATCTGGCGCGCTATCACCTTTCGATCCGCCTGTTCGATTGCGGAACGAGCCGTGCGGCACTGATCCCCAGGACACGCAATCACGCCGGGTTTCCCGACGGCATCGCGGGGCGCGAGCTGTTGCGCCGGATGCGGGACCAGGCCGGGCATTTCGGGGCGGTCCGCGTCGCGGCGGAGGTTACGCAGATCGTTCCCGAAGACGACGGGAACTTCCTGGTGGCGGTCGGCGCCGAGGGCTATCAGGCGCGCAGCGTCCTCCTGGCAACCGGCGTCGTCAACCACCGGCCGGAAATGGACATGGCCGTCCATGACGAAGCGCTGGCGCGCGGGATGCTGCGCTATTGCCCGGTTTGCGACGGCTATGAGGTCACCGACCTGCGCGTGGCGGTGATCGGCACCGGCGAACACGGCATGCGTGAGGCGCTGTTCGTGCGCGGCTTCACCCGCGACGTGACGCTGGTGGCGCCGGGCGCGGAGCATGACCTGGATGCGCCCTGCCGACAGGCGCTCGACGATGCCGGCATCGGGCGCGTCGACGGCCCGTGCGGCGGGTGGCGGATCGAAGGGGAGCGGCTGGGATTCGATACGGCGGACGGGCGCATGGCGTTCGACAGCGTCTATCCCGCGCTGGGTTCGACCATCCGATCGCAGCTTGCGGTCCATGCCGGGGCGAAGGCATCGGACGAAGGCTGTCTGGAGGTGGACGCGCACCAGCGGACGTCCATTCCCGGCCTCTATGCCGCGGGCGACGTGGTGCTGGGGCTGGACCAGATCAGCCACGCAATGGGCGAAGCGGGCGTGGCGTCGACGACGATTCGCAACGACCTCGACAAGCGGCAGCCGATCCGGCGATAG
- the rimM gene encoding ribosome maturation factor RimM (Essential for efficient processing of 16S rRNA) — protein sequence MPADDIPPQASSSGPRANRPITLAVVIGAHGVKGEVRLKVFAEDLAAHRHFNGGALTLRSLRDGTNAAIARFAEIADRTAAEALRGTELTVPRSALPPLEPDEYYHVDLIGLPAISDEGEPIGRVVAVDDFGAGDVVEIERPTGKRFMVPMRPEAVPEWSEECLVVTAAFAEA from the coding sequence TTGCCGGCTGATGACATCCCTCCCCAGGCGTCTTCCTCCGGGCCACGGGCCAACCGGCCGATCACCCTCGCGGTCGTGATCGGCGCCCACGGCGTCAAGGGCGAGGTGCGGCTCAAGGTCTTCGCCGAGGATCTGGCCGCACATCGCCATTTCAACGGCGGCGCGCTGACGCTGAGATCCCTGCGCGACGGCACCAACGCCGCCATCGCCCGCTTTGCCGAGATCGCCGACCGCACCGCCGCCGAGGCGCTGCGCGGCACCGAACTCACCGTCCCGCGCTCCGCTTTGCCGCCGCTGGAGCCGGACGAATATTATCATGTCGACCTGATCGGCCTGCCCGCGATCTCGGACGAGGGCGAGCCGATCGGCCGCGTCGTCGCGGTCGACGATTTCGGCGCCGGCGATGTCGTCGAGATCGAGCGCCCCACGGGCAAACGCTTCATGGTCCCCATGCGCCCCGAGGCGGTCCCCGAATGGAGCGAAGAATGCCTGGTGGTTACCGCCGCCTTCGCCGAGGCATAG
- the rpsP gene encoding 30S ribosomal protein S16, with protein sequence MALSMRLSRGGSKKRPYYRIVVADARSPRDGRFIERIGSYNPLLPKDSEERVKLDGDRAKHWLEHGAQPTDRVARFLDAAGIRERAARSNPKKGEPGEKAKEREEERAEKLKAQQDAEAEATAAAAVEAATETPTEEAEQVAEATAEETPAADAGEEKAEG encoded by the coding sequence ATGGCACTCAGCATGCGTTTGTCGCGGGGCGGCTCCAAGAAGCGTCCCTATTACCGGATCGTCGTGGCCGATGCGCGTTCCCCGCGCGACGGCCGCTTCATCGAGCGGATCGGCAGCTATAACCCGCTGCTCCCCAAGGACAGCGAAGAGCGGGTGAAGCTCGACGGCGACCGTGCGAAGCACTGGCTCGAACACGGCGCGCAGCCGACCGACCGCGTCGCCCGCTTCCTCGATGCCGCCGGCATCCGTGAGCGTGCCGCGCGCAGCAACCCGAAAAAGGGCGAGCCGGGCGAAAAGGCGAAGGAGCGCGAGGAAGAACGCGCCGAGAAGCTGAAGGCGCAGCAGGACGCCGAGGCCGAGGCAACCGCCGCGGCCGCCGTCGAGGCGGCCACCGAGACGCCGACCGAGGAGGCCGAGCAGGTCGCCGAGGCGACTGCCGAGGAAACCCCCGCCGCTGACGCCGGCGAGGAAAAGGCCGAGGGTTGA
- the ffh gene encoding signal recognition particle protein — translation MFDSLSDRLGGVFDRLRGRGALTEADVRTAMREVRVALLEADVALPVARAFVERATEKAIGQDVLRSVTPGQQVVKIVHDELVEMLGPDTAELDLNKTPPAVVMLVGLQGSGKTTTTAKLAKMLRGKENKKVLMASLDVNRPAAQEQLATLGTQTEVATLPIVEGQQPVDIAKRALQSAKLQGHDVLMLDTAGRLHVDQALMDEMKAVADVANPAEILLVVDSLTGQDAVNVAERFSEQVPLTGVILTRMDGDARGGAALSMREVTGKPIKFAGMGEKLDAIEPFHPKRVAGRILGMGDVVSLVEKAAASIEQEDAERMAERLAKGKFDMNDLRAQLAQMRKMGGLGALAGMIPGLKKAQAAMASGAVDEKLLLRMDAMISSMTPEERAKPALMNAKRKRRVANGSGTTVQELNRLMKMHQEMATAMKKMKKMGGIKGMMAMLGKGGPGGGMGGIGKALGGADLGDAMGRMGGGLPGLPGGEGGAPQLPPGFEDMVKNRKK, via the coding sequence ATGTTCGACAGTTTGAGCGACAGGCTTGGTGGTGTCTTCGATCGGCTTCGGGGGCGCGGTGCGCTGACCGAGGCCGATGTCCGCACCGCCATGCGCGAAGTGCGCGTGGCGCTGCTCGAAGCGGACGTGGCGCTGCCGGTCGCGCGCGCCTTCGTCGAACGCGCCACCGAAAAGGCGATCGGCCAGGACGTGCTGCGCTCGGTCACGCCGGGCCAGCAGGTCGTCAAGATCGTCCATGACGAACTGGTCGAGATGCTGGGGCCGGACACGGCCGAGCTTGACCTCAACAAGACGCCGCCCGCCGTCGTCATGCTCGTCGGGTTGCAGGGGTCGGGCAAGACGACGACCACGGCCAAGCTGGCGAAGATGCTGCGCGGCAAGGAGAACAAGAAGGTTCTCATGGCGTCGCTCGACGTCAACCGCCCGGCCGCGCAGGAACAGCTCGCCACGCTCGGCACCCAGACCGAGGTCGCGACGCTGCCGATCGTCGAGGGGCAGCAGCCCGTCGACATCGCGAAGCGCGCGCTGCAGTCGGCGAAGCTGCAGGGCCATGACGTGCTGATGCTCGACACCGCCGGCCGCCTGCACGTCGATCAGGCGCTGATGGACGAGATGAAGGCCGTCGCCGACGTCGCCAACCCGGCCGAGATCCTGCTCGTCGTCGATTCGCTGACCGGGCAGGACGCGGTGAATGTTGCGGAGCGCTTTTCCGAACAGGTGCCGCTCACCGGCGTCATCCTCACCCGCATGGACGGCGATGCGCGCGGCGGCGCGGCGCTGTCGATGCGCGAAGTCACCGGCAAGCCGATCAAATTCGCCGGCATGGGCGAAAAGCTCGACGCGATCGAGCCCTTTCACCCGAAACGCGTCGCCGGCCGCATCCTCGGCATGGGCGATGTCGTCAGCCTTGTCGAAAAGGCCGCCGCCTCGATCGAGCAGGAAGATGCCGAGCGGATGGCCGAGCGGCTGGCCAAGGGCAAGTTCGACATGAACGACCTGCGTGCCCAGCTCGCGCAGATGCGCAAGATGGGCGGCCTCGGTGCGCTCGCCGGCATGATCCCCGGCCTGAAGAAGGCGCAGGCGGCGATGGCCTCGGGCGCGGTGGACGAAAAACTGCTTTTGCGCATGGACGCGATGATTTCCTCCATGACGCCGGAGGAGCGCGCCAAGCCGGCGCTGATGAACGCAAAGCGCAAGCGGCGCGTCGCCAACGGTTCCGGCACAACGGTGCAGGAACTCAACCGCCTGATGAAGATGCATCAGGAAATGGCCACCGCCATGAAGAAGATGAAGAAGATGGGCGGCATCAAGGGCATGATGGCCATGCTCGGAAAGGGCGGACCCGGCGGCGGCATGGGCGGCATCGGCAAGGCGCTTGGCGGTGCCGATCTGGGCGACGCCATGGGCAGGATGGGCGGCGGTCTGCCCGGCCTGCCGGGCGGAGAGGGCGGTGCGCCGCAGCTTCCGCCCGGTTTCGAGGACATGGTGAAGAACCGCAAGAAATAG
- a CDS encoding putative bifunctional diguanylate cyclase/phosphodiesterase, which yields MLRPGASADAGTAPDGGNDIWTGAVSIAAILLFVGTGSQVLSAALDHIVNDAPPVDRGIVIALLLNVALILIGWRRHRRLSDQIRMRTAAEERARQLAARDPLTGFLNRRSLSEEGAAMFVQAERRGKATVALLLDLDHFKTINDMHGHTVGDTLLRTVAACIREIVPNSALIARFGGDEFACVFLFDPAHPETVDRVANRLVSRMAQPFEADGICCHISCSLGLARSDFHRGTMDALLRCADIAMYAAKKAGRNRFAWFDHSMEHELRTRNELENGLRIAIPRDEVIPYFEQQIDLATGRLTGLEVLARWSHPDHGAVAPDTFIPIAEETGMIAELSLSVMRQALTAARHWDSSLTIAVNISPWQLRDAWLAQKIIKLLTETGFPANRLEVEITESALFENMALAQSIVGSLKNQGVRLALDDFGTGYSSLAHLRALPFDRVKIDRSFVASLNDSPDSAAIVTAIVGLGSSLNLPITAEGIEDARTQERLRAIGCAVGQGWHYGRPLPTTGVRRLLAEKRLVSHGRREAQADGAALTNPRRAG from the coding sequence ATGCTGCGCCCCGGCGCCTCGGCCGATGCCGGCACAGCGCCGGACGGCGGCAACGACATCTGGACGGGCGCGGTCAGCATCGCCGCGATCCTGCTGTTCGTCGGCACGGGCAGCCAGGTCCTTTCCGCCGCGCTGGACCACATTGTCAACGACGCGCCGCCGGTCGATCGCGGCATCGTCATCGCGCTGTTGCTCAACGTGGCGCTGATCCTGATCGGCTGGCGCCGGCACCGCCGCCTGTCCGACCAGATCCGGATGCGCACGGCGGCGGAGGAACGCGCCCGGCAATTGGCGGCGCGCGACCCGCTGACGGGCTTCTTAAACCGGCGCAGCCTGTCCGAGGAAGGCGCCGCCATGTTCGTCCAGGCCGAACGGCGCGGCAAGGCGACGGTCGCGCTGCTGCTGGACCTCGACCATTTCAAGACGATCAACGACATGCACGGCCATACGGTGGGGGACACGCTGTTGCGCACGGTGGCGGCCTGCATTCGCGAAATCGTCCCCAACAGCGCCCTGATCGCGCGGTTCGGCGGCGACGAGTTCGCCTGCGTCTTCCTGTTCGATCCGGCGCATCCGGAAACAGTCGACCGCGTGGCCAACCGCCTGGTCAGCCGCATGGCGCAACCGTTCGAGGCGGACGGCATATGCTGCCACATCTCCTGCTCGCTGGGGCTCGCCCGGTCCGATTTCCACCGCGGCACGATGGATGCGCTGCTGCGCTGTGCCGATATCGCGATGTATGCGGCCAAGAAGGCCGGGCGCAACCGCTTCGCCTGGTTCGATCACTCCATGGAGCACGAACTGCGCACGCGCAACGAACTGGAAAACGGGCTGCGGATCGCCATCCCGAGGGACGAGGTGATCCCGTATTTCGAGCAGCAGATCGACCTGGCGACCGGCAGGCTGACGGGCCTGGAAGTGCTGGCGCGCTGGAGCCACCCCGATCATGGCGCCGTGGCACCCGATACGTTCATCCCGATCGCCGAGGAAACCGGGATGATCGCGGAGCTTTCCCTCTCCGTCATGCGCCAGGCGCTCACCGCCGCGCGGCACTGGGATTCCTCGCTCACGATCGCGGTGAACATTTCGCCTTGGCAGCTCCGCGATGCGTGGCTGGCGCAAAAGATCATCAAGCTGCTGACCGAAACCGGCTTTCCGGCCAACCGGCTGGAGGTCGAGATCACCGAAAGCGCGCTGTTCGAGAATATGGCGCTGGCCCAGTCGATCGTGGGGAGCCTGAAGAACCAGGGCGTGCGGCTGGCGCTCGACGATTTCGGCACGGGCTACAGTTCGCTCGCCCATCTTCGCGCCCTGCCCTTCGACCGCGTCAAGATCGACCGCAGCTTCGTCGCGTCGCTCAACGACAGCCCGGACAGCGCGGCGATCGTGACCGCCATCGTGGGACTGGGCAGCAGCCTGAACCTGCCGATCACCGCCGAGGGAATCGAGGACGCGCGTACCCAGGAGCGGCTGCGCGCGATCGGATGCGCGGTCGGCCAGGGATGGCATTACGGCAGGCCGCTGCCGACGACGGGCGTGCGCCGCCTCCTCGCCGAAAAGCGCCTCGTTTCCCACGGCCGGCGGGAAGCGCAGGCCGATGGCGCCGCCCTCACCAACCCGCGCCGGGCCGGCTGA
- a CDS encoding DUF924 family protein, which yields MARDLGATTVEVHAAARAVLDFWFDELSPEQWFAKDAALDSRVAARFATLRDTLIANGAAGWREEPRTLLAAVIAIDQFSRNIHRGTAAAFAGDALARELTLTALKRGWDGAMTDHERQFLYMPLMHAEDLALQDRGLALFERLSVPEAVAAAREHRDAIARYGRFPSRNAALGRPSTPAERDYLSRPGAGW from the coding sequence ATGGCACGCGATCTAGGCGCGACGACGGTCGAAGTCCACGCAGCAGCCCGCGCGGTGCTGGACTTCTGGTTCGACGAGCTTTCACCCGAGCAATGGTTCGCAAAGGACGCGGCGCTCGATTCGCGCGTCGCCGCACGTTTCGCCACGCTGCGAGACACGCTGATCGCCAACGGCGCGGCCGGCTGGCGCGAGGAACCGCGCACCCTGCTTGCGGCAGTCATCGCGATCGACCAGTTCTCGCGCAACATCCACCGCGGAACCGCCGCCGCCTTCGCCGGCGACGCCCTGGCGCGCGAGCTGACGCTGACGGCGCTGAAGCGGGGCTGGGACGGCGCGATGACGGATCACGAGCGCCAATTCCTCTACATGCCTCTGATGCATGCCGAAGATCTCGCGCTGCAGGACCGCGGGCTCGCTTTGTTCGAGCGGCTTTCGGTGCCCGAAGCCGTGGCGGCCGCGCGCGAGCACCGCGACGCCATCGCTCGTTACGGTCGCTTTCCCAGCCGCAACGCCGCGCTCGGCCGGCCCTCGACCCCGGCGGAACGGGACTATCTCAGCCGGCCCGGCGCGGGTTGGTGA